In a single window of the Hoyosella subflava DQS3-9A1 genome:
- a CDS encoding TetR/AcrR family transcriptional regulator, whose product MSTTKRKYAGDSAGERTLRRRTALVDVALTTMAENRWRTATVDALCRSAKLNKRYFYESFDGLDALADAVIESIAAEVAEAAISGYIPLLDRPVEEQARGAITAVVDILGDDPRKALVLLGGIPATPVTHEKRTAVIASLTAALIAHARTTHDVALEQDSLASTAPAFVIGGSAQAILSWANGDLPITRDQLIDDITALWMALEHSATALARSRLLRD is encoded by the coding sequence GTGTCGACCACCAAACGCAAGTACGCAGGAGATTCCGCCGGGGAGCGGACACTGCGCCGACGCACCGCGCTGGTCGACGTCGCGTTGACCACCATGGCCGAAAACCGCTGGCGCACAGCGACAGTCGACGCACTGTGCCGATCAGCCAAGCTCAACAAACGCTACTTCTACGAAAGCTTCGACGGCCTCGACGCACTGGCCGACGCCGTAATCGAATCCATAGCGGCCGAGGTCGCCGAGGCAGCCATCAGCGGCTACATCCCACTGCTCGACCGGCCCGTGGAAGAGCAGGCGCGCGGCGCCATCACCGCCGTCGTCGACATTCTCGGCGACGACCCCCGCAAAGCACTCGTCCTCCTCGGCGGCATACCGGCCACACCGGTGACACACGAGAAACGCACCGCCGTAATCGCCAGCCTCACCGCCGCACTGATCGCACACGCGCGCACAACCCACGATGTGGCGCTCGAACAAGACTCCCTGGCCTCGACTGCTCCCGCCTTCGTAATCGGCGGATCCGCCCAGGCAATCCTGTCCTGGGCCAACGGAGATCTACCGATTACCCGCGACCAACTAATCGACGACATAACCGCACTATGGATGGCCCTTGAACACAGCGCGACCGCTCTTGCTCGCTCACGACTTCTTCGTGATTGA
- a CDS encoding GAF and ANTAR domain-containing protein, with the protein MNEEHGSSKLANALGALAVEMQARTSRDATLQAIVHGAVEVVPGVRWAGVSLIRGRQIVPEAPTDPVVAELDQLQSSLDEGPCMSALREHHTVRIDDLATDSRWPRFASAAFARGARSMLSFQLFVRAENFGALNLYADVPHAFTDESTAVGTVFAQHAAVALAGANQRVHSKAALDSRDVIGQAKGLLMHRNKISGLQAFELLVRASQDTQLKLTEVARWVVSEHEGQIKGSDPLLDESHWAGEAGRKQSPRSL; encoded by the coding sequence GTGAACGAGGAGCACGGCAGCAGTAAATTGGCCAATGCCCTTGGCGCGTTGGCCGTGGAAATGCAGGCCCGCACGAGTCGCGACGCGACCCTGCAGGCTATTGTCCACGGCGCGGTCGAGGTCGTGCCCGGTGTCCGCTGGGCCGGGGTCTCGCTAATACGGGGCCGCCAGATCGTCCCTGAGGCGCCCACTGACCCTGTTGTCGCCGAGCTCGATCAGCTGCAGTCAAGCCTGGACGAAGGCCCATGCATGAGTGCGTTGCGCGAGCATCACACCGTCCGCATCGACGACCTCGCTACCGACTCTCGCTGGCCCCGTTTCGCCAGCGCGGCCTTTGCTCGCGGCGCGCGGAGCATGCTTTCGTTCCAGCTTTTCGTGCGCGCTGAGAACTTTGGCGCGCTCAACCTCTATGCCGACGTGCCGCACGCGTTCACCGACGAGTCCACCGCTGTCGGAACAGTGTTCGCCCAGCATGCTGCCGTCGCGCTCGCCGGGGCAAACCAGCGCGTTCACTCAAAAGCCGCCCTCGACAGCCGCGACGTCATCGGCCAGGCCAAGGGCCTCCTGATGCATCGCAACAAAATTAGCGGGCTACAGGCGTTTGAGTTGCTCGTGCGCGCCTCTCAGGACACCCAGCTCAAACTTACCGAGGTCGCCCGCTGGGTGGTCTCCGAGCATGAGGGCCAGATCAAGGGGAGCGACCCGCTGTTGGATGAATCGCACTGGGCGGGGGAGGCGGGCCGGAAACAGTCTCCTAGATCGCTTTAA
- a CDS encoding SDR family oxidoreductase, with translation MIELRGAKVCVTGGARGIGRATAEELIARGAEVWIGDRDLAAAAETAVEIGATAHPLDVTDEVSFRAFLAAAGADGPIDMLVNNAGIQLMGGFADQNLAAVRRELAVNLGAVLTGVHLVLPGMRLRRRGHIVNVASMAGKVTTPGIATYCASKFGVVAFSRALRAELSGSGVTVTSVLPAATQTDLTSGVRLRLQPILTPEQVAAAVADSAHHNRGEVTVPRWLAPLGLVEELTPTPILWWLKRFVGGAEYGGYDPVQRKDYLDRIFLG, from the coding sequence GTGATCGAGCTGCGCGGCGCAAAGGTATGCGTCACCGGCGGGGCCCGCGGGATCGGGCGGGCCACCGCCGAAGAGCTGATCGCCCGCGGCGCCGAGGTGTGGATCGGCGACCGCGACCTAGCGGCCGCGGCAGAAACCGCCGTAGAGATTGGCGCCACCGCCCACCCTCTCGACGTCACCGATGAGGTCAGCTTCCGCGCCTTTCTGGCCGCCGCGGGAGCCGACGGCCCGATAGACATGCTGGTCAACAACGCCGGTATCCAGCTCATGGGCGGTTTCGCCGACCAGAACCTGGCCGCGGTGCGGCGAGAGCTCGCCGTGAACCTCGGCGCTGTCCTTACCGGTGTGCACCTGGTCCTTCCTGGGATGCGACTGCGCCGCCGCGGGCATATTGTCAACGTCGCTTCCATGGCAGGCAAAGTCACCACACCCGGGATCGCAACCTACTGCGCATCCAAATTCGGCGTCGTGGCCTTCTCGCGTGCCCTGCGCGCCGAACTCTCAGGCTCGGGCGTCACAGTCACCTCGGTACTGCCCGCCGCCACACAAACCGACCTCACTTCGGGTGTGCGTCTGCGGCTGCAACCCATCCTGACACCGGAACAGGTCGCAGCTGCCGTCGCCGACAGCGCCCACCACAACCGTGGCGAGGTGACGGTGCCCCGCTGGCTCGCGCCGCTAGGACTCGTGGAAGAACTCACGCCGACACCGATCCTGTGGTGGCTCAAACGCTTCGTCGGCGGCGCCGAGTATGGCGGATACGACCCTGTGCAGCGGAAGGACTACCTGGACCGCATCTTTCTAGGGTGA
- a CDS encoding DUF1990 family protein → MDLEAYRHLELTYPEVGATAKQLPSGYRNMLVSRRIGTGRECFERAAERVSAWGMQRGVGLSVRASSPTAQQHTIVEMRMLWMRIPCRVVYVVREENCSGFAYGTLPGHPVSGEELFLVRIDQQSGAVFASVTAFSRPASAFVKLLGPLAGLGQKLAARMYVRTLVG, encoded by the coding sequence ATGGATCTGGAGGCGTACCGGCACCTCGAACTGACCTACCCGGAGGTTGGAGCCACCGCGAAACAATTACCGTCGGGGTACCGCAACATGCTGGTGAGTCGTCGAATCGGTACTGGCCGAGAGTGCTTTGAGCGGGCCGCCGAACGTGTCTCAGCTTGGGGTATGCAGCGTGGCGTAGGGCTGTCGGTGCGCGCATCCTCCCCCACGGCGCAGCAGCACACGATTGTGGAAATGCGGATGTTGTGGATGCGCATTCCGTGCCGGGTTGTGTATGTGGTGCGCGAAGAGAATTGCAGTGGGTTCGCGTACGGCACGTTGCCGGGGCATCCCGTAAGTGGGGAAGAACTGTTTCTCGTTCGCATCGATCAGCAGAGTGGCGCGGTTTTCGCCTCGGTCACCGCGTTCTCACGCCCAGCGTCCGCTTTCGTGAAGTTGCTTGGCCCGCTCGCTGGATTGGGCCAGAAGCTAGCTGCCCGAATGTACGTGCGCACTCTGGTCGGTTGA